One part of the Paroedura picta isolate Pp20150507F chromosome 5, Ppicta_v3.0, whole genome shotgun sequence genome encodes these proteins:
- the CBX6 gene encoding chromobox protein homolog 6 isoform X1, giving the protein MELSAVGERVFAAESIIKRRIRKGRIEYLVKWKGWAIKYSTWEPEENILDARLIAAFEQKEREREMYGPKKRGPKPKTFLLKARAQAEALHIGDVHFSVKPSSSTSSPKLHSSAAVHRLKKDIRRCHRMSRRPLPRPDPQNSGGMGGGSGIRPPVSPFSETVRIINRKVKPREPKRSRIILNLKVIDKGGKAASGGGGLARPKIPSRNRVIGKSKKFSESMLRNQIRHMKFGSFPLYSKPSAPAPSLEGKTEAGSSQGASCGLMGSTAYDARSSSSSDCPSPAPHSSSDPDDSPPKLLPETLSPAIPDWRESEVLDLSIPPESASISKRSPSGGGHMPSSPSSSDPEQEAGDWRPEMSPCSNVVVTDVTSNLLTVTIKEFCNAEDFEKVAAAGGGGGGSSK; this is encoded by the exons ATGGAGCTGTCTGCAGTGGGCGAGCGAGTCTTCGCGGCGGAATCCATCATCAAGCGGCGGATCCGAAAG GGTCGCATCGAGTACCTGGTGAAATGGAAAGGCTGGGCTATCAA GTACAGTACTTGGGAGCCTGAGGAGAACATCCTTGATGCCCGTCTTATTGCAGCTTTTGAGCAAAA GGAACGCGAACGTGAGATGTATGGGCCCAAGAAGAGAGGACCCAAGCCTAAAACTTTTCTGCTGAAG GCTCGGGCCCAGGCGGAGGCCCTTCACATTGGGGATGTACATTTTTCTGTCAAGCCCAGCTCTAGCACATCCTCACCCAAGCTCCACTCCAGTGCCGCGGTGCATCGGCTCAAGAAGGACATTCGGCGATGCCACCGTATGTCCCGGCGCCCTTTGCCCCGCCCAGACCCCCAGAATagtggggggatgggtgggggcagTGGCATCCGCCCTCCCGTCTCTCCTTTCTCGGAGACCGTCCGCATTATCAACCGAAAGGTGAAGCCTCGCGAGCCGAAGCGGAGCCGCATCATACTCAACCTGAAAGTTATCGATAAGGGCGGGAaagctgcaagtgggggaggagGCCTGGCTCGGCCCAAGATCCCGTCACGCAACCGCGTCATTGGCAAGAGCAAGAAGTTCAGCGAAAGCATGCTTCGCAACCAGATCCGCCACATGAAATTTGGAAGCTTCCCTCTGTACAGCAAGCCGTCGGCACCAGCCCCATCTCTGGAGGGGAAGACGGAGGCCGGAAGCTCCCAGGGTGCCTCCTGTGGGCTCATGGGTTCCACCGCTTATGATGCCCGCAGCTCCAGCTCCTCTGACTGCCCCTCACCAGCTCCGCACTCCTCTTCTGATCCAGACGATTCCCCACCAAAGCTGCTTCCTGAGACACTGAGCCCCGCCATTCCCGACTGGCGCGAATCAGAGGTCCTTGATCTGTCAATTCCGCCTGAGTCGGCATCCATCAGCAAGCGGTCTCCTTCCGGAGGGGGTCACATGCCTTcatctccctcctcttctgatcCAGAGCAGGAGGCTGGTGATTGGCGCCCTGAAATGTCCCCTTGCTCTAACGTGGTGGTCACGGATGTCACCAGCAACCTCCTGACGGTCACCATCAAGGAGTTCTGCAATGCTGAGGATTTCGAGAaggtggctgctgctggaggaggaggaggtggcagcagcaagtgA
- the CBX6 gene encoding chromobox protein homolog 6 isoform X2 has protein sequence MELSAVGERVFAAESIIKRRIRKGRIEYLVKWKGWAIKYSTWEPEENILDARLIAAFEQKEREREMYGPKKRGPKPKTFLLKPSSSTSSPKLHSSAAVHRLKKDIRRCHRMSRRPLPRPDPQNSGGMGGGSGIRPPVSPFSETVRIINRKVKPREPKRSRIILNLKVIDKGGKAASGGGGLARPKIPSRNRVIGKSKKFSESMLRNQIRHMKFGSFPLYSKPSAPAPSLEGKTEAGSSQGASCGLMGSTAYDARSSSSSDCPSPAPHSSSDPDDSPPKLLPETLSPAIPDWRESEVLDLSIPPESASISKRSPSGGGHMPSSPSSSDPEQEAGDWRPEMSPCSNVVVTDVTSNLLTVTIKEFCNAEDFEKVAAAGGGGGGSSK, from the exons ATGGAGCTGTCTGCAGTGGGCGAGCGAGTCTTCGCGGCGGAATCCATCATCAAGCGGCGGATCCGAAAG GGTCGCATCGAGTACCTGGTGAAATGGAAAGGCTGGGCTATCAA GTACAGTACTTGGGAGCCTGAGGAGAACATCCTTGATGCCCGTCTTATTGCAGCTTTTGAGCAAAA GGAACGCGAACGTGAGATGTATGGGCCCAAGAAGAGAGGACCCAAGCCTAAAACTTTTCTGCTGAAG CCCAGCTCTAGCACATCCTCACCCAAGCTCCACTCCAGTGCCGCGGTGCATCGGCTCAAGAAGGACATTCGGCGATGCCACCGTATGTCCCGGCGCCCTTTGCCCCGCCCAGACCCCCAGAATagtggggggatgggtgggggcagTGGCATCCGCCCTCCCGTCTCTCCTTTCTCGGAGACCGTCCGCATTATCAACCGAAAGGTGAAGCCTCGCGAGCCGAAGCGGAGCCGCATCATACTCAACCTGAAAGTTATCGATAAGGGCGGGAaagctgcaagtgggggaggagGCCTGGCTCGGCCCAAGATCCCGTCACGCAACCGCGTCATTGGCAAGAGCAAGAAGTTCAGCGAAAGCATGCTTCGCAACCAGATCCGCCACATGAAATTTGGAAGCTTCCCTCTGTACAGCAAGCCGTCGGCACCAGCCCCATCTCTGGAGGGGAAGACGGAGGCCGGAAGCTCCCAGGGTGCCTCCTGTGGGCTCATGGGTTCCACCGCTTATGATGCCCGCAGCTCCAGCTCCTCTGACTGCCCCTCACCAGCTCCGCACTCCTCTTCTGATCCAGACGATTCCCCACCAAAGCTGCTTCCTGAGACACTGAGCCCCGCCATTCCCGACTGGCGCGAATCAGAGGTCCTTGATCTGTCAATTCCGCCTGAGTCGGCATCCATCAGCAAGCGGTCTCCTTCCGGAGGGGGTCACATGCCTTcatctccctcctcttctgatcCAGAGCAGGAGGCTGGTGATTGGCGCCCTGAAATGTCCCCTTGCTCTAACGTGGTGGTCACGGATGTCACCAGCAACCTCCTGACGGTCACCATCAAGGAGTTCTGCAATGCTGAGGATTTCGAGAaggtggctgctgctggaggaggaggaggtggcagcagcaagtgA